CCTCTTGCTTTTTCTGAACTCCACAATTGCCATGCTCTCCCCATCCCCACGAGTAGACCTTATTGTCATTGCCTAGTATGAGACCATGTTCACTTCCTACGGTGAATGCTTCGATAGAAATATCTGAATTCACAGGATACAATTGGCCATGGCTATTGTTTCCATAAGAACGTACTACGAGTTGGCCACTTTCTGAGGCTTTAACTAGCAAATGCACAGATGACCACATGGTTCTTATCtgaacaagaatttcaGTCCCTGAATCCAAGGGAGTTTCTACCTGTAGTTTTCCAAACGTTTGTATACTATTTTTGCTTCCTATAGCTGTGAACTCTCTTCCAACATCGAAATATGAAGCATCTTTCGCTATTTCTCCGAATTCTAATCTTCTTGGTTTCCATATAACACCCTCAGGTTTCCCATTGACTACTTCTGTAGTTCCTAGTTGACCTTTTCTGGAATTTCCCCAGCCGATCCAACTattctccaacttgatcaCTGTATGATTGAGCGACGATTTGACCTCTACCTTCGCAAGGTCTTCATCGGTAGGAATAGAAAACGATAATTTCGTTAGCTTTGAGCGCCGTAAAGCCTTTCCTAAGCCCAATTCGCCCTTATTTCCCAATCCGCAGACGAATATCTCTCCTTTTCTGTTGATCAAAGTGGAGTTCTCCCAACCACATGCGATATTGACCCAGTCCGAACCATCAATCTTGGTGAAAAAAGGAATACTATCAGACGGATCATGTCCACACTGTCCGTACACATTCTCTCCACAACTGTAGACATCCCCGTTTTGCAATAGCACTAAAGTATGGTTTCCTCCACAGGAAATTTTGCTTGGTTTTATGGGTAGTATTGAAGTTTGAACTCCGTCAAGAACGAATACACACTCGACCAATG
This Scheffersomyces stipitis CBS 6054 chromosome 3, complete sequence DNA region includes the following protein-coding sequences:
- a CDS encoding predicted protein produces the protein MAKYKLLACGSNGSYQLGTGNDTDQNTLVECVFVLDGVQTSILPIKPSKISCGGNHTLVLLQNGDVYSCGENVYGQCGHDPSDSIPFFTKIDGSDWVNIACGWENSTLINRKGEIFVCGLGNKGELGLGKALRRSKLTKLSFSIPTDEDLAKVEVKSSLNHTVIKLENSWIGWGNSRKGQLGTTEVVNGKPEGVIWKPRRLEFGEIAKDASYFDVGREFTAIGSKNSIQTFGKLQVETPLDSGTEILVQIRTMWSSVHLLVKASESGQLVVRSYGNNSHGQLYPVNSDISIEAFTVGSEHGLILGNDNKVYSWGWGEHGNCGVQKKQEAEDVTFDYLNVVYNNTARIRSIWGGCATSWLVVETVGCTTET